Proteins encoded by one window of Deinococcus radiodurans R1 = ATCC 13939 = DSM 20539:
- a CDS encoding DUF1989 domain-containing protein — translation MTQPSIPTEAQPYRIAPQTGTGFRLSKGDVLVVIDPLGEQVSDLMAFAADTVGSEGQAEWLSSGRTFDYNETIYLTTGHQLYSNRSRVMFTLLRDDVGRHDFLLTPCSTETFEILYPPGTAEGHPSCFGNLVKAFAPFGIEPDQIPTTLNIFMNVLVDEKGKVNIGPPISQPGQRLELRAEMDLIVGLTACSAEGSNNGTFKPIDYFVIPADTQAE, via the coding sequence ATGACCCAGCCCTCCATCCCCACCGAGGCGCAGCCTTACCGCATCGCGCCGCAGACCGGCACCGGCTTTCGCCTGAGTAAAGGCGACGTGCTGGTCGTGATTGACCCCCTCGGCGAGCAAGTGTCCGACCTGATGGCTTTCGCCGCCGACACCGTTGGTAGTGAGGGGCAGGCCGAGTGGCTGTCCTCGGGCCGCACCTTCGACTACAACGAGACGATTTACCTCACCACCGGGCACCAGCTCTACTCCAACCGCTCGCGGGTGATGTTTACGCTGCTGCGTGACGACGTGGGCCGACACGACTTTCTGCTCACGCCCTGCTCGACCGAGACCTTCGAGATTCTCTACCCGCCCGGCACAGCCGAGGGGCACCCGAGCTGCTTCGGCAATCTGGTCAAGGCGTTCGCGCCCTTCGGCATCGAGCCCGACCAGATTCCGACCACCCTCAACATCTTCATGAACGTGCTGGTGGACGAAAAGGGCAAGGTCAACATCGGCCCGCCTATTTCCCAACCGGGGCAGCGGCTCGAACTGCGCGCCGAGATGGACCTGATTGTGGGCCTCACGGCGTGCTCGGCAGAAGGCAGCAACAACGGGACTTTTAAGCCGATTGACTACTTCGTGATTCCGGCGGATACGCAAGCCGAGTAA
- the gntA gene encoding guanitoxin biosynthesis heme-dependent pre-guanitoxin N-hydroxylase GntA: MTLSTLSQPFAPPGLPGEYHLAQAGELQPTRGPVSARAAELNAAFREKILAPDFSCVAAKASMNTSAYALGVYGELGSLSATXGLAHDLARFVQDQDDLGSDFTSFIATFDSPEGMTEPQFEERLWQQLRALHQLDTAPYSEEVSADPHSNKFGFSFAGRGFFIIGLHPGSSRVARAFPAPALVFNAHRQFQKLRDTGRFERMQQTIRSRELKLQGSLNPNLANYGEAPEARQYSGRAVEPGWVAPFPNTPTAGRCPFGFGDGAD; encoded by the coding sequence ATGACCCTTTCGACTCTTTCCCAACCGTTTGCGCCGCCGGGCCTGCCCGGTGAGTACCACCTGGCCCAGGCGGGCGAGTTGCAGCCCACCCGGGGCCCGGTGTCGGCCCGCGCCGCCGAACTGAACGCGGCCTTCCGCGAAAAAATCCTGGCCCCCGACTTTTCCTGCGTGGCGGCCAAGGCGTCCATGAACACCAGCGCCTACGCGCTCGGCGTGTACGGCGAACTCGGCAGCCTGAGCGCCACGYTCGGCCTCGCGCACGACCTCGCCCGCTTCGTGCAAGACCAGGACGACCTCGGCAGCGATTTCACGTCCTTCATTGCCACTTTCGACTCGCCCGAAGGCATGACCGAGCCGCAGTTCGAGGAGCGGCTCTGGCAGCAGCTCCGCGCCCTGCACCAGCTCGACACGGCGCCTTACAGCGAGGAAGTCAGCGCCGACCCGCACAGCAACAAGTTCGGCTTTTCTTTCGCCGGGCGCGGGTTTTTCATCATCGGCCTGCATCCCGGCAGCAGCCGCGTGGCCCGCGCGTTTCCGGCGCCCGCGCTGGTGTTCAACGCCCACCGTCAGTTTCAGAAACTGCGCGACACCGGGCGCTTCGAGCGGATGCAGCAGACCATCCGCAGCCGCGAGCTGAAGTTGCAGGGCAGCCTCAACCCCAATCTCGCCAATTACGGCGAGGCGCCCGAAGCCCGGCAATACTCAGGCCGCGCGGTGGAGCCCGGCTGGGTGGCCCCGTTTCCTAACACTCCCACAGCGGGCCGCTGCCCTTTCGGCTTCGGCGACGGGGCAGACTGA
- the oxyR gene encoding hydrogen peroxide-inducible genes activator OxyR produces the protein MELRHLRHFVALAEEEHFGRAAERVFVVQQALSSSIRNLEEEVGVQLVTRTTRRVQLTPAGEEFLIGARATLAQAAQTVERARRAAQGEVGRLTVGFVSGLAFGGLPEIVRRFRELYPAVSVDLRELTAGEQEAALRGGQIDVGLLLLPVRDPALASRPLWRLPLVAALPAAHPLASRTTLRIGDLSQEDFVFFPRYLRATYFDQVMHWCADAGFTPHVVQEAIEIPTLLSLVAAGVGVFLPIEFFARLALPGVVYRPLEGAPVIEIVAVWRRAAAGEQSTRPTVQAFLQVAERVLSGENGAGEATPLPVLPTEPPR, from the coding sequence ATGGAACTGCGACACCTGCGCCACTTCGTCGCTCTGGCCGAGGAAGAACACTTCGGGCGGGCCGCCGAGCGCGTCTTTGTGGTGCAGCAGGCGCTGAGCAGCTCGATTCGCAACCTCGAAGAAGAAGTGGGCGTGCAGCTCGTGACCCGCACCACCCGGCGCGTGCAGCTCACCCCGGCGGGCGAGGAATTTCTGATCGGGGCGCGGGCCACCCTGGCGCAGGCGGCGCAGACGGTGGAGCGGGCGCGCCGGGCCGCGCAGGGCGAGGTGGGGCGGCTGACCGTGGGCTTCGTCAGCGGGCTGGCGTTCGGGGGCCTCCCGGAAATCGTGCGGCGCTTTCGGGAGCTGTACCCGGCGGTCAGTGTGGACCTGCGCGAACTGACGGCTGGCGAGCAGGAAGCGGCGCTGCGTGGCGGGCAGATCGACGTGGGGCTGCTGCTGCTGCCGGTGCGTGACCCAGCCCTCGCGTCGCGGCCCCTGTGGCGCCTGCCGCTCGTGGCGGCCCTGCCCGCCGCGCACCCGCTGGCGTCGCGGACCACCCTGCGAATCGGCGACCTCAGCCAGGAGGACTTCGTGTTTTTTCCGCGCTACCTGCGCGCCACCTATTTCGACCAGGTCATGCACTGGTGCGCCGACGCGGGCTTTACGCCCCACGTGGTGCAGGAAGCCATCGAGATTCCCACCCTGCTCTCGCTGGTGGCGGCGGGGGTGGGAGTCTTCTTGCCTATCGAGTTTTTTGCGCGCCTGGCGCTGCCGGGGGTGGTCTACCGCCCGCTCGAAGGCGCCCCGGTGATCGAGATCGTGGCGGTGTGGCGGCGAGCGGCGGCAGGCGAACAGTCCACCCGGCCCACCGTGCAGGCCTTCTTGCAGGTGGCCGAGCGGGTGCTGAGCGGGGAGAACGGCGCGGGCGAGGCGACCCCGCTGCCCGTTCTGCCCACCGAGCCGCCCAGGTGA
- a CDS encoding roadblock/LC7 domain-containing protein, translating to MTMLSKPERLKSILQNLRISLPELRGAMVATTDGLPIAQAFSDNTDANRVAAMAATALGLGKRINDTLGTGSLNEMSVSGVDGQVFIYSVGAKGVLAVVAPAGTNLGLLHMEARDAAQAVASVL from the coding sequence ATGACCATGCTGAGTAAACCCGAACGCCTGAAGTCCATTCTCCAGAACCTGCGGATTTCGCTGCCCGAACTGCGCGGCGCGATGGTGGCGACCACCGATGGTCTGCCGATTGCCCAAGCGTTCAGCGACAACACCGACGCCAACCGTGTGGCCGCAATGGCCGCAACGGCGCTCGGTCTGGGCAAGCGCATCAACGACACGCTGGGCACGGGAAGCCTGAACGAGATGTCGGTGAGCGGGGTGGACGGTCAGGTGTTCATTTACTCGGTGGGGGCAAAAGGAGTGCTGGCGGTGGTGGCCCCGGCAGGGACGAACCTAGGGCTGCTGCACATGGAAGCCCGTGACGCCGCTCAAGCGGTCGCCAGCGTTCTCTGA
- a CDS encoding insulinase family protein encodes MTATTFKLPAVGETLGRYHVERVEALPEMSGQLILLRHENGARHAHVAREDDNLAFGVTFPTVPTDSSGVAHILEHTVLMGSQKFPVPDPFFSMLPRSLNTFMNAMTASDWTTYPFSTRNVQDYYNLLSVYLDAAFFPLLRYESFRQDGHRFEFETPDDPTSTLKLQGVVYNEMKGAMASPGSVMWRAFGKALYPDLTYANNSGGSPEDIPGLTYEDLRAFHAAHYHPSNAYFFSYGNQDLRRVLDTIEEQVMSHFQRQDLDVSIPDQTNFSEPRRMDVSYPGSDTERGGQVLLGWKLGYASDPDLSLRWGVLSDVLLGNAAAPLTRPLIESGLGSALADLSGYRDDFREAAFAVGLKGLSSGKAAQVQELVLSTLRQIADEGIDPALIEASLHQFEISQKEVSNAGYPYGLGVMFRLLGPWMNGGDPVTGLRLDAELSKLRADLERGPVFEDLIRHWLLDNPHRVTLVVTPDPDLAARSEQAERELVARLSKDFTDEDRARIVRESLNLKNLQAQESDPNVLPTLTLADVPARVPRPEYTTEHSGRALVGRVPQPTGGLTYLDVKVRLPELPSDLLLVLPLYAFAVTRSGAAGQDYAALARRIEAVTGGIAAGASVGNGPDAVDELRISLSFSGKALARNAGELVSVLRDVIAEPTFDRERLRQLLEQRLAGMKASVVSAGNAYAERLAGAQVSSGAAISERFGGLSQLAALKAIVEGGAGQPEDLNDRLDALLAQFGRVTTLIAQGEPLVCLTALPEDVGLDLTPITTTFQGDAPVGHPHPQLAARVPQARTTDSPVAFNALAFATVPYTHPDSPALLVLSRLLRSEYLLGEIREKGGAYGAAASFDARSGVFALSSYRDPNIARTYGVFRDARQFLDTDLGERELTEAILGASKTLDPLTSPDTVGRLRFYGDQSGFTPEVQEAYKSRLLSVTLDDLRRVMDTYLTPEHAAYALVAGKDPSEDTAELGLKWDVQGI; translated from the coding sequence ATGACAGCCACCACTTTCAAGCTCCCCGCCGTTGGGGAGACGCTGGGCCGCTACCACGTCGAGCGCGTGGAAGCCCTGCCCGAAATGTCCGGTCAGCTCATCTTGCTGCGCCACGAAAACGGCGCCCGGCACGCCCACGTCGCCCGCGAGGACGACAACCTCGCCTTCGGGGTGACTTTTCCCACTGTGCCCACCGACAGCAGTGGCGTGGCGCACATCCTGGAACACACCGTGCTGATGGGCTCGCAGAAGTTCCCGGTGCCCGACCCCTTTTTCTCGATGCTGCCGCGCTCGCTCAACACCTTCATGAACGCGATGACGGCGAGCGACTGGACCACCTACCCGTTCAGCACCCGCAACGTGCAGGACTACTACAACCTGCTCTCGGTGTACCTCGACGCGGCCTTTTTCCCGCTGCTGCGCTACGAGAGCTTCCGGCAAGACGGACACCGCTTCGAGTTCGAGACGCCTGATGATCCGACTTCGACCCTCAAGTTGCAGGGCGTGGTCTACAACGAGATGAAGGGCGCGATGGCCTCGCCCGGCAGCGTGATGTGGCGGGCGTTCGGCAAGGCGCTCTACCCCGACCTCACCTACGCCAACAACTCCGGCGGCTCCCCCGAGGACATCCCCGGCCTGACGTATGAAGACCTGCGGGCCTTCCACGCGGCGCACTACCACCCGTCGAACGCCTACTTTTTCAGCTACGGCAATCAGGATTTGCGCCGGGTGCTGGACACCATCGAAGAACAGGTGATGTCGCACTTCCAGCGGCAAGATCTCGACGTGAGCATTCCCGACCAGACCAATTTCAGCGAGCCGCGCCGCATGGACGTGAGCTACCCCGGCTCCGATACCGAGCGCGGCGGACAGGTGCTGCTCGGCTGGAAGCTGGGCTACGCCAGCGACCCCGACCTCAGCCTGCGCTGGGGCGTGCTGAGCGACGTGCTGCTCGGCAACGCGGCGGCCCCGCTGACCCGGCCCCTCATCGAGTCGGGCCTGGGCTCGGCGCTCGCGGACCTCAGCGGCTACCGCGACGACTTCCGCGAGGCGGCCTTTGCGGTGGGCCTCAAAGGGCTGAGCAGCGGCAAGGCGGCGCAGGTGCAGGAGCTGGTGCTGTCCACCCTGCGGCAGATTGCCGACGAGGGCATCGACCCGGCGCTGATCGAGGCGAGCCTGCACCAGTTCGAGATCAGCCAGAAGGAAGTGAGCAACGCAGGCTACCCCTACGGCCTCGGCGTGATGTTCCGGCTGCTCGGTCCCTGGATGAACGGCGGCGACCCGGTGACCGGCCTGCGCCTGGACGCCGAGCTGAGCAAGTTGCGCGCCGACCTGGAACGCGGCCCGGTGTTCGAGGACCTGATTCGCCACTGGCTGCTGGACAACCCCCACCGCGTGACCCTGGTCGTCACCCCCGACCCCGACCTCGCCGCCCGCAGCGAGCAGGCCGAGCGTGAGCTGGTGGCGCGGCTGAGCAAGGACTTCACCGACGAGGACCGCGCCCGGATCGTCCGCGAGAGCCTCAACCTCAAGAACCTCCAGGCCCAGGAATCCGACCCGAATGTGCTGCCGACCCTGACGCTTGCCGACGTGCCCGCGCGGGTGCCGCGCCCCGAGTACACCACCGAGCACTCGGGCCGGGCGCTGGTGGGACGTGTGCCGCAGCCGACCGGCGGGCTGACCTACCTTGACGTGAAGGTCCGGCTGCCCGAGCTGCCCAGCGACCTGCTGCTGGTGCTTCCGCTCTACGCCTTCGCCGTGACGCGCAGTGGGGCGGCGGGGCAGGACTACGCCGCGCTCGCCCGCCGCATCGAAGCGGTGACGGGTGGCATCGCGGCGGGTGCAAGTGTGGGCAACGGCCCCGACGCGGTGGACGAACTGCGAATTTCGCTGTCGTTCAGCGGGAAGGCGCTCGCCCGCAATGCGGGGGAACTTGTGAGCGTCCTGCGCGACGTAATTGCCGAACCGACCTTCGACCGCGAGCGCCTGCGGCAACTGCTCGAGCAGCGGCTGGCGGGCATGAAGGCCAGTGTGGTAAGCGCGGGCAACGCCTACGCCGAGCGGCTGGCGGGCGCCCAGGTCAGCTCCGGCGCGGCCATCAGCGAGCGTTTCGGCGGCCTCAGTCAGCTCGCGGCCCTCAAGGCGATTGTGGAAGGCGGCGCGGGCCAGCCCGAAGATCTCAATGACCGCCTCGACGCGCTGCTCGCGCAGTTCGGGCGGGTCACGACCCTGATCGCGCAGGGCGAGCCGCTGGTCTGCCTCACCGCTTTGCCGGAGGACGTGGGGCTCGACCTGACGCCCATCACCACCACGTTCCAGGGCGACGCGCCGGTCGGCCATCCACACCCTCAGCTCGCGGCGCGGGTGCCGCAGGCGCGGACCACCGACTCGCCGGTCGCCTTCAACGCGCTTGCCTTTGCCACTGTGCCCTACACCCACCCCGACAGCCCGGCGCTGCTGGTGCTCTCGCGCTTGCTGCGCAGCGAGTACCTGCTCGGCGAAATTCGCGAGAAGGGCGGGGCCTACGGCGCGGCGGCGAGCTTCGATGCCCGCAGCGGCGTCTTTGCCCTGAGCAGCTACCGCGACCCCAACATTGCCCGGACCTATGGGGTGTTCCGCGACGCCCGGCAGTTCCTCGACACCGACCTCGGCGAACGCGAACTCACCGAAGCGATTCTGGGCGCGAGCAAGACTCTCGACCCCCTCACCAGCCCCGATACGGTGGGCCGCCTGCGCTTCTACGGCGATCAGTCGGGCTTTACCCCCGAGGTGCAGGAGGCGTACAAGTCCCGGCTGCTCTCGGTCACGCTGGACGACCTGCGGCGCGTGATGGACACCTACCTGACGCCCGAGCACGCCGCCTACGCGCTGGTCGCGGGCAAGGACCCCAGCGAGGACACCGCCGAGCTGGGCCTGAAGTGGGACGTCCAGGGGATTTGA
- a CDS encoding 23S rRNA (pseudouridine(1915)-N(3))-methyltransferase RlmH has protein sequence MRLHLITVGEPKLAYARSGWDEYEKRLRRYHKVQVSRVSGKTQQAESEAILKAAGKSPLILLDPRGKQFSSEKLSEYLDAEALGGHGELAFAIGGPDGHTDALRGQAKLLWSLGELTLPHDLAMLVLVEALYRAATISAGEPYHRG, from the coding sequence ATGCGCCTGCACCTGATTACTGTCGGAGAACCCAAGCTCGCCTACGCCCGCAGCGGCTGGGACGAGTACGAAAAGCGGCTGCGGCGCTACCACAAGGTGCAGGTCAGCCGGGTCAGCGGCAAGACGCAGCAGGCCGAGAGCGAGGCGATTCTGAAGGCCGCCGGCAAAAGCCCGCTGATTTTGCTTGACCCGCGCGGCAAGCAGTTCAGCAGTGAAAAACTCAGTGAATATCTGGACGCCGAAGCGCTCGGCGGGCACGGCGAACTCGCCTTCGCCATCGGCGGGCCGGACGGCCACACCGACGCGCTGCGGGGGCAGGCTAAGTTGCTATGGAGCCTCGGCGAGCTGACCTTGCCGCACGACCTCGCCATGCTGGTGCTGGTGGAGGCCCTGTACCGCGCCGCCACCATCTCGGCAGGCGAGCCCTACCACCGGGGCTAA
- a CDS encoding transglutaminaseTgpA domain-containing protein — MSLNLTSSKLPLWPTRFGWAFLGLVLLTLIGCINYALSLGYGLTFLLSGVWIVTAAQARRAARTLSLSVQAPVEAVAGHEMAFSAQVRQAGAASPVTLRAWAEQNGRRVPLTASLSLGAGDTQTAALKVPDPVRGPLRLSDVRLVAHDAFGLWQAAVPVQVEAEVAVTPAPEADAPAPPTLAASGPGENGRRTAGQEDFAGLRPYVAGDAPRLISWRHAARSGQLVTREFDAPLGQAWDLNWTATQGKVEARLSRLAAWVTAARAAGVPFRLTLPGQALPVGSGDAHAVRALRALALHPPFPEVPEQPASSEFLTLPAWLGGPKTSEPHPTPLPAAPLQFSLLALGVALLPGLLRWPLWTSALVLWLLTYRGLQAEPGRKLRPLPPVLLLALVVVAALGLNATYGTLLGQDGGTALLAALLALKAAETRTVRDARLLTLLGLFVTSTHFFHDQGPLTALHSLLASVLLLAAAARWAGDPAAEAAPGPVLPRPLLGLSARLLLLSLPLAALLFIFFPRPDGPLWQLPINQGAKTGLADQISPGEYSNLAQSDAVAFRADFDGPLPPPDERYWRGPVYEHFTGQGWQQVRGRFAAPSAEPRPGAPVWHYSITLEPNGKPWLLALDVPTTLPQSALLTSAFQAATLRPASLRTRYEWHSQPALLGRIESQDRLNLDLTLPDTPDAANPQARALAASWRTLAPEQRVQAGLDVFRKGDFAYTLNPPKLPADNRIDAFLFGSKRGFCEHYSSAFAFLMRAAGVPARIVGGYQGGEVNPDGGYLIVRQQNAHAWAEVWLAGQGWVRVDPTAAVAPARVQADLGTALTQPRATAPRERTALERATLRLDALQNQWNTWVVSYDGEQQRSLLTRLGISGPGSPVYLLALFGVAALTLLPALAFVRRRARPSDPALLALHDLGARLRLPRGPGETPTAYAERAAGLSPAQAPLLRDIARTFNALRYGPQPSPEHLRQLRSLVKQVRRVERN, encoded by the coding sequence ATGTCTCTAAATCTCACGTCCTCAAAGCTCCCGCTGTGGCCGACCCGCTTCGGCTGGGCGTTTCTGGGGCTGGTGCTGCTCACCCTCATCGGCTGCATCAACTACGCGCTGAGCCTGGGCTACGGCCTGACCTTCCTGCTGAGCGGCGTGTGGATCGTCACGGCGGCGCAGGCGCGGCGGGCAGCGCGCACCCTCAGCCTGAGCGTGCAGGCGCCCGTGGAGGCGGTGGCCGGGCACGAGATGGCGTTTTCCGCGCAGGTGCGGCAAGCGGGCGCGGCGAGTCCAGTCACGCTGCGGGCCTGGGCCGAGCAGAACGGGCGCCGGGTGCCGCTGACCGCCTCTCTTTCCCTCGGGGCCGGCGACACGCAGACCGCCGCGCTGAAGGTGCCGGACCCGGTGCGCGGCCCCCTGCGGCTGAGTGACGTGAGGCTCGTCGCACACGACGCTTTCGGGCTGTGGCAGGCCGCCGTGCCCGTGCAAGTCGAGGCCGAAGTCGCTGTCACCCCCGCGCCGGAAGCCGACGCCCCCGCGCCTCCCACGCTGGCGGCCAGCGGCCCCGGCGAGAACGGGCGGCGCACCGCTGGGCAGGAGGATTTCGCCGGGTTGCGGCCCTACGTGGCGGGCGACGCGCCCCGGCTGATTTCCTGGCGACACGCGGCGCGCAGCGGTCAACTCGTGACCCGCGAATTCGACGCGCCGCTGGGGCAGGCCTGGGACCTGAACTGGACGGCGACTCAAGGCAAAGTTGAAGCGCGGCTCTCGCGGCTGGCCGCCTGGGTGACGGCGGCGCGGGCGGCGGGTGTGCCCTTCCGGCTGACGCTGCCGGGACAAGCCTTGCCCGTTGGCAGTGGGGACGCGCACGCGGTCCGGGCACTGCGGGCGCTGGCCCTGCATCCTCCCTTTCCGGAGGTGCCCGAGCAGCCGGCATCCAGCGAGTTCCTGACGCTGCCCGCGTGGCTGGGCGGACCCAAAACCAGCGAACCGCACCCCACGCCGCTGCCCGCCGCGCCGCTGCAATTCTCGCTGCTCGCGCTCGGCGTGGCGCTGCTGCCGGGGCTGCTGCGCTGGCCGCTGTGGACGAGTGCGCTGGTGCTGTGGCTGCTGACCTACCGGGGCCTGCAAGCCGAGCCGGGGCGCAAGCTGCGGCCTTTGCCCCCCGTGCTGCTGCTGGCGTTGGTGGTCGTGGCGGCCCTCGGGCTCAACGCCACCTACGGCACGCTGCTCGGCCAGGACGGGGGCACGGCGCTGCTGGCCGCGCTGCTCGCGCTCAAAGCCGCCGAAACGCGCACGGTGCGCGACGCCCGGCTGCTCACCCTGCTGGGCCTGTTCGTGACCAGCACCCACTTTTTTCACGACCAGGGACCGCTGACCGCGCTGCATAGCCTCCTCGCCAGTGTGCTGCTCCTCGCGGCGGCGGCGCGCTGGGCCGGCGACCCGGCAGCGGAAGCCGCGCCCGGCCCGGTCCTGCCGCGCCCGCTGCTGGGATTGAGTGCCCGGCTGCTGCTGCTCTCGTTGCCGCTGGCGGCGCTGCTGTTCATCTTTTTCCCGCGCCCTGATGGCCCGCTGTGGCAGTTGCCGATCAATCAGGGGGCCAAAACCGGGCTGGCCGACCAGATCAGCCCCGGGGAATACAGCAACCTCGCGCAGAGCGACGCGGTGGCCTTCCGCGCCGACTTCGACGGGCCGCTGCCCCCACCCGACGAGCGTTACTGGCGCGGGCCGGTCTACGAACACTTCACCGGTCAGGGCTGGCAGCAGGTCCGGGGCCGCTTCGCCGCGCCGTCCGCCGAGCCGCGTCCGGGGGCGCCGGTCTGGCACTATTCCATCACCCTAGAACCGAACGGCAAACCGTGGCTGCTGGCGCTCGACGTGCCCACCACGCTGCCCCAGAGTGCCCTGCTGACCAGCGCCTTTCAGGCCGCCACCCTGCGCCCAGCCTCGCTGCGAACGCGCTACGAGTGGCACAGCCAGCCGGCGCTGCTGGGAAGAATAGAAAGCCAGGACCGGCTCAACCTAGACCTGACGCTGCCGGACACGCCGGACGCCGCCAACCCACAGGCGCGCGCCCTCGCCGCGTCGTGGCGCACGCTGGCGCCCGAGCAGCGGGTGCAGGCCGGGCTGGACGTGTTCCGCAAGGGGGACTTCGCGTATACCCTCAACCCGCCCAAGCTGCCCGCTGATAACCGCATCGACGCCTTCCTGTTCGGCAGCAAACGCGGCTTTTGCGAGCATTATTCGAGCGCCTTCGCCTTCCTGATGCGGGCGGCGGGCGTCCCGGCCCGGATTGTCGGCGGCTATCAGGGCGGCGAGGTCAACCCCGACGGCGGCTACCTCATCGTGCGGCAGCAAAACGCCCACGCCTGGGCCGAGGTGTGGCTGGCAGGTCAGGGCTGGGTACGGGTGGACCCCACCGCCGCCGTCGCCCCGGCGCGGGTGCAGGCCGACCTGGGCACCGCCCTGACGCAGCCCCGCGCCACCGCGCCGCGTGAGCGGACCGCCCTCGAACGCGCCACACTGCGGCTCGACGCCCTGCAAAATCAGTGGAACACCTGGGTGGTGAGCTACGACGGCGAGCAGCAGCGGTCCCTGCTGACGCGGCTGGGCATCTCCGGCCCCGGTTCGCCGGTCTACCTGCTGGCTCTGTTCGGCGTAGCGGCGCTCACGCTGCTGCCCGCGCTCGCGTTCGTGCGGCGGCGGGCGCGGCCCAGCGACCCGGCGCTGCTCGCCCTGCACGACCTGGGCGCCCGGCTGCGGCTGCCGCGCGGCCCCGGCGAGACACCCACCGCCTACGCCGAACGCGCCGCCGGGCTCTCCCCCGCGCAGGCCCCGCTGCTGCGCGACATCGCCCGGACCTTCAACGCGCTGCGTTACGGCCCGCAGCCGTCGCCCGAGCACCTGCGGCAGCTTCGGTCTCTGGTCAAGCAGGTCCGGCGGGTGGAACGAAACTGA
- a CDS encoding AAA family ATPase, producing MATAPTTFSVSSPNGSAASQVMHRALEQLDQVILGKPTQLRLAVACLLARGHLLIEDQPGVGKTTLAQALARTLGLGFRRVQFTSDLLPADLLGVSIWDAASSTFRYQPGPIFSELLLADEINRATPRTQGALLEAMEERQVSEGGVTRPLPDPFFVIATQNPAAFVGTSPLPEAQLDRFLMTVTLGYPDARAERTLLETGGRGQSVRELPAVLDAPLLLRAQAEVDAVHAAPALLDYLQLLARATREQPAIASGLSPRALLALLAAARAWAYLAGRDMVLPEDVQAVFPALASHRLVLRDPAARPGDVIRRLLDETPIP from the coding sequence ATGGCGACCGCTCCCACGACGTTTTCTGTTTCCTCGCCAAACGGCAGCGCGGCCAGTCAGGTGATGCACCGGGCACTGGAGCAACTCGACCAGGTGATTCTTGGCAAGCCCACCCAACTGCGCCTCGCGGTGGCCTGCCTGCTGGCGCGGGGGCACCTGCTCATCGAGGACCAGCCCGGCGTGGGCAAGACGACGCTGGCGCAGGCGCTCGCCCGCACGCTGGGGCTGGGGTTCAGGCGGGTGCAGTTCACGTCCGACCTGCTGCCCGCCGACCTGCTGGGCGTGAGCATCTGGGACGCCGCGAGCAGCACCTTTCGCTATCAGCCGGGGCCGATTTTTTCCGAGCTGCTGCTCGCCGACGAAATCAACCGCGCGACCCCGCGCACCCAGGGCGCCCTGCTCGAAGCGATGGAGGAGCGGCAGGTGTCCGAAGGCGGCGTGACGAGGCCGCTGCCCGACCCCTTTTTCGTGATTGCGACCCAGAACCCGGCGGCGTTCGTGGGCACCTCGCCGCTGCCGGAAGCGCAACTCGACCGCTTTTTGATGACCGTCACCCTCGGTTATCCCGACGCCCGCGCCGAGCGCACACTGCTGGAAACGGGCGGGCGCGGCCAGAGCGTGCGCGAGCTACCCGCCGTGCTGGACGCGCCGTTGCTGCTGCGGGCACAGGCCGAGGTGGACGCCGTGCACGCCGCCCCCGCGCTGCTCGACTACCTGCAACTGCTCGCCCGCGCGACCCGTGAGCAGCCGGCCATCGCCAGCGGCCTGAGCCCGCGCGCGCTGCTGGCGCTGCTCGCGGCGGCGCGGGCCTGGGCGTACCTCGCCGGGCGCGACATGGTGCTGCCCGAGGACGTGCAGGCGGTCTTTCCCGCGCTCGCCTCGCACCGACTGGTCCTGCGCGACCCGGCGGCGCGGCCCGGCGACGTGATTCGGCGCCTGCTGGACGAGACGCCCATTCCGTGA